The following are encoded together in the Pseudomonas sediminis genome:
- a CDS encoding acyl-CoA dehydrogenase C-terminal domain-containing protein → MSYQAPLRDMRFVLHELFDAAGHCERLGNGLDRELIDGVLEEAAAFAAGEVAPLNRNSDEEGCYLENGLVSTPRGFAEAYRQYVDNGWASMTGPVEYGGQGFPQLVAFAFHEMLMGASLSFRVYSGLTEGAVLALHKHGSEALKQTYLGKLVSGQWTGTMCLTEPQAGTDLALLRTRAEPQADGSYKVSGSKIFISGGEQDISENIIHLVLARLPDAPAGVKGISLLLVPKFIAAADGTPGERNSLSCGAIEHKMGIKGASTCVMNFDGATGWLVGEANQGLACMFTMMNDARFQVGLQGLGIGEAAFQGALRYARERLQSRGLAGVQAPDKAADPIINHPDVRRMLLTQKTLVEGSRMLAAYTARQLDLEHGDEAAEARKAAGKRAALLIPIVKAFFTDMGQEVASHGVQVYGGHGFIREWGMEQLMRDSRITQLYEGTNGIQALDYIRRKLLGDGGAELSALQAEFSALCDAQAERLALKNMATVVQARLGEWRELSAEVIAVCQRDPQEIGATSVDFLQYSAYVLLAGFWLQAAARAQDALETGSGEAAFYQAKLHSADFYLRRVLPRASAHREALLGGADCLMAMDEGSFAF, encoded by the coding sequence ATGAGCTATCAGGCGCCATTGCGCGATATGCGCTTCGTCCTGCACGAACTGTTCGACGCTGCCGGCCACTGCGAGCGTCTGGGCAACGGCCTGGATCGCGAGCTGATTGACGGCGTGCTGGAGGAGGCTGCGGCCTTTGCCGCAGGCGAGGTCGCGCCGCTCAATCGCAACAGCGATGAGGAGGGTTGTTACCTGGAAAACGGCCTGGTCAGCACGCCCAGGGGCTTTGCCGAGGCCTATCGGCAGTACGTGGACAACGGCTGGGCGAGCATGACCGGCCCGGTGGAGTACGGTGGCCAGGGCTTTCCACAACTGGTTGCCTTTGCCTTTCACGAGATGCTGATGGGCGCGTCGTTGTCGTTCCGCGTCTACTCCGGGCTGACCGAGGGCGCCGTGCTGGCGCTGCACAAGCACGGTAGCGAAGCGCTCAAGCAGACCTACCTGGGTAAGCTGGTCAGCGGCCAGTGGACCGGCACCATGTGCCTGACCGAGCCGCAGGCCGGCACCGACCTGGCTCTGCTGCGTACTCGCGCCGAGCCGCAGGCCGATGGCAGCTACAAAGTCAGTGGCAGCAAGATCTTTATCAGCGGCGGCGAGCAGGACATCTCCGAAAACATCATCCATCTGGTGCTGGCGCGTCTGCCGGATGCACCTGCTGGCGTGAAGGGCATTTCGCTGCTACTGGTACCGAAATTTATCGCTGCCGCCGACGGTACGCCAGGCGAACGCAACAGCCTGTCGTGTGGTGCGATCGAGCACAAGATGGGTATCAAGGGCGCGTCCACCTGCGTGATGAACTTCGACGGTGCCACCGGTTGGCTGGTCGGCGAGGCCAACCAGGGCCTGGCCTGCATGTTCACCATGATGAACGACGCGCGCTTTCAGGTCGGCCTGCAGGGCTTGGGGATAGGCGAGGCAGCCTTCCAGGGCGCGCTGCGTTATGCCCGTGAGCGCCTGCAGTCACGTGGTCTGGCGGGCGTGCAGGCGCCGGACAAGGCAGCCGATCCGATCATCAATCATCCCGACGTGCGACGCATGCTGTTGACCCAGAAGACCCTGGTCGAGGGCAGCCGCATGCTCGCCGCCTACACCGCCCGCCAGTTGGACCTGGAGCACGGTGACGAGGCGGCCGAGGCACGCAAGGCGGCCGGCAAGCGCGCGGCGCTGCTGATCCCTATCGTCAAGGCGTTCTTCACCGACATGGGCCAGGAAGTGGCCAGCCATGGCGTGCAGGTTTATGGCGGTCACGGTTTCATTCGCGAGTGGGGCATGGAGCAACTGATGCGCGACAGTCGCATCACCCAGCTGTACGAGGGTACCAACGGCATCCAAGCGCTGGACTATATCCGCCGCAAGTTGCTCGGCGACGGTGGGGCCGAGCTGTCTGCGCTGCAGGCCGAGTTCAGCGCGCTGTGCGATGCCCAGGCCGAGCGCCTGGCGCTGAAGAATATGGCGACCGTCGTGCAGGCTCGTCTGGGTGAATGGCGCGAGCTAAGCGCAGAAGTGATTGCCGTCTGTCAGCGCGACCCGCAGGAGATTGGCGCTACTTCGGTGGATTTTCTCCAGTACTCGGCTTATGTGCTGCTCGCCGGTTTCTGGCTGCAAGCCGCGGCGCGGGCGCAGGATGCGCTGGAAACGGGCAGCGGCGAGGCGGCGTTCTACCAGGCCAAACTGCACAGCGCCGATTTCTATCTGCGCCGTGTGCTGCCGCGAGCCAGCGCGCACCGCGAAGCCCTGCTGGGTGGAGCGGATTGTTTGATGGCCATGGATGAGGGCAGTTTCGCGTTCTAA
- a CDS encoding iron-containing alcohol dehydrogenase, with protein sequence MHPFSFATTAQILCESGASLRLAELCRERGARRVLIVTDPGITRLGLLEPLLPGFSRAGMNVRIFDQVLADPPEAVVLAAVAQARELQAELVVGFGGGSSMDVAKLVALLAHPDCAQALNEIYGVGNARGRRLPLIQVPTTAGTGSEVTPIAIVTTGETTKMGVVSPLLLPDLALLDADLTLGLPATVTAATGIDAMVHSIEAYTSALKKNPLSDLLAREALRLLAANLDEVVSNGSNREARQAMLLGACLAGQAFANAPVAAVHALAYPLGGHFHIPHGLSNALVLPQVLAFNAPAAAPLYAELAPLVLGERLRAGSAAAQTEQLIEALAGFSQRSGLPTRLRDAGVSEAMLPTLAADAMLQQRLLVNNPREMNEQQALAIYQAAY encoded by the coding sequence ATGCACCCATTCAGCTTCGCCACTACCGCGCAAATTCTTTGCGAATCCGGCGCCAGTCTGCGTCTGGCCGAACTCTGTCGCGAGCGCGGCGCCCGGCGCGTGCTGATCGTCACCGACCCCGGTATCACCCGTCTCGGTCTGCTGGAACCGCTGCTGCCGGGTTTTTCTCGCGCCGGCATGAACGTGCGGATATTCGATCAGGTGCTGGCCGACCCGCCCGAGGCCGTGGTGCTGGCCGCTGTGGCCCAGGCCCGCGAGCTGCAGGCGGAGCTGGTGGTCGGCTTTGGTGGCGGCAGCTCGATGGACGTGGCCAAACTGGTGGCCCTGCTGGCGCATCCAGACTGCGCCCAGGCCCTGAACGAGATCTACGGCGTGGGCAATGCCCGCGGTCGGCGCCTGCCGCTGATCCAGGTGCCGACCACCGCCGGCACCGGCTCCGAGGTGACGCCGATCGCCATCGTCACCACCGGCGAGACCACCAAGATGGGCGTGGTGTCGCCGCTGCTGCTGCCGGACCTGGCTCTGCTCGATGCCGACCTGACTCTCGGCCTGCCGGCGACGGTCACCGCCGCCACCGGCATCGACGCCATGGTGCATTCCATCGAGGCCTACACCAGTGCGCTGAAGAAGAACCCGCTTTCCGACTTGCTGGCGCGCGAAGCGCTGCGTCTGCTTGCGGCCAACCTCGATGAGGTAGTGAGTAACGGCAGCAACCGCGAGGCGCGCCAGGCCATGTTGCTTGGTGCCTGCCTGGCCGGACAGGCATTTGCCAACGCGCCAGTGGCGGCGGTGCATGCCCTGGCTTATCCCCTGGGCGGGCATTTCCATATTCCCCACGGGCTGTCCAACGCCCTGGTGCTACCGCAGGTGCTGGCATTCAACGCACCAGCAGCCGCGCCGCTATATGCCGAGCTGGCGCCGCTGGTATTGGGCGAGCGTTTACGTGCGGGCAGTGCAGCGGCGCAGACCGAGCAACTGATCGAGGCCCTGGCTGGCTTCAGTCAGCGCAGCGGCCTGCCGACGCGGTTGCGCGACGCCGGAGTCAGCGAAGCCATGTTGCCCACGCTGGCGGCGGACGCCATGCTGCAGCAGCGCCTGTTGGTGAACAATCCGCGCGAGATGAACGAGCAGCAGGCGCTGGCCATTTATCAGGCTGCCTACTGA
- a CDS encoding acyl-CoA thioesterase: MNQPQHLRSDYRHFQPITTRWHDNDIYGHVNNVTYYSYFDSAVNAYLIAEGGLDIHDGEVVGFVVSSACDYFASIAFPDAIEVGLRVGKLGNSSVQYELAIFKVGEEQACAAGRFVHVFVDRTSNRPVAIPETLRAALERLLTT, translated from the coding sequence ATGAACCAACCCCAACACCTGCGTAGCGACTACCGTCACTTCCAGCCGATCACCACGCGCTGGCACGACAACGACATCTATGGCCACGTGAATAACGTGACCTACTACAGCTACTTCGACAGTGCGGTGAATGCCTACCTGATCGCCGAAGGTGGTCTGGATATCCATGACGGCGAAGTGGTTGGGTTCGTGGTCAGCTCGGCGTGCGACTACTTCGCCTCCATCGCCTTCCCCGACGCCATCGAGGTCGGCCTGCGCGTGGGCAAGCTGGGCAACAGTTCGGTGCAGTACGAGCTGGCGATTTTCAAGGTAGGTGAGGAGCAGGCCTGCGCCGCTGGGCGCTTCGTTCATGTGTTTGTCGACCGGACGAGCAATCGCCCAGTAGCGATCCCCGAGACCTTGCGTGCTGCGCTGGAGCGCTTACTCACGACCTAG